Proteins found in one Populus alba chromosome 14, ASM523922v2, whole genome shotgun sequence genomic segment:
- the LOC118033559 gene encoding heterogeneous nuclear ribonucleoprotein 1, with amino-acid sequence MQSDSGKLFIGGISWDTDEERLKGYFRSFGEVVEAVIMKDRTTGRARGFGFVVFADPAVAERVIKEKHSIDGRMVEAKKAVPRDDQNILNRNSGGSIHSSPGPGRTKKIFVGGLASTVTENDFKNYFDQFGTIIDVVVMYDHNTQRPRGFGFITFDSEEAVDKVLMRTFHELNGKMVEVKRAVPKELSPGPSRSPLGGYNYGLNRVNSFLNGYTQGYTPGTVGGYGLRMDGRFSSVAGVRSGFPPFGSGYGMGMNFEPALSPSYGGNANFNSNLSYGRGMNPYYIGNTNSLARPIGYDGGNGGNGGNTSFFSSATRNLWGNGGLNHNSNSTSSNAYMGSGTGSLGGSTFGNSGANWSSSSLPVQGGGNNVSNSNLSFGYGSGENSFGLGIGSYARNSGNNVGATISHAASNGSFDGAFADLYGGSSDYGDPTWQSSNSERDGSVSFGYGLGNATSDVPVKTSPGYVGGGYSVNKRQSNRGIAT; translated from the exons atgcaatctgATAGTGGCAAGCTGTTCATTGGGGGAATTTCATGGGACACCGATGAAGAACGGCTCAAGGGCTATTTTCGATCTTTTGGGGAGGTGGTGGAGGCTGTGATAATGAAGGATCGCACCACAGGGCGTGCCCGTGGAtttggttttgttgtttttgctgACCCAGCTGTTGCAGAGAGAGTCATTAAGGAAAAACACAGCATTGATGGCAGAATG GTTGAGGCAAAAAAGGCTGTTCCTAGGGATGACCAGAATATTCTGAATAGAAACAGTGGTGGTAGCATCCACAGTTCTCCCGGTCCAGGGCGTACAAAAAAGATTTTCGTAGGAGGCTTAGCATCCACAGTCACAGAAAAtgattttaagaattattttgacCAGTTTGGGACCATCATAGATGTTGTGGTGATGTATGATCATAACACACAGAGGCCAAGGGGATTTGGGTTCATCACTTTTGATTCTGAGGAGGCAGTGGACAAAGTTTTGATGAGGACTTTTCATGAACTGAATGGAAAAATGGTTGAGGTCAAGAGAGCTGTTCCCAAAGAGTTATCACCCGGTCCTAGTCGCAGCCCACTTGGTGGATATAATTATGGTCTAAATAGGGTTAATAGCTTCCTTAATGGCTACACTCAGGGATATACTCCAGGTACAGTTGGGGGCTATGGACTTAGGATGGATGGCAGATTCAGTTCAGTTGCTGGTGTCCGAAGTGGTTTCCCTCCATTCGGTTCTGGTTATGGAATGGGTATGAATTTTGAGCCAGCATTGAGCCCTAGTTACGGGGGCAATGCAAATTTTAATAGCAATCTCAGCTATGGGCGGGGAATGAATCCTTACTATATTGGTAATACTAATAGCCTTGCTAGACCTATAGGATATGATGGAGGTAATGGAGGAAATGGAGGAAATACTTCATTTTTCAGCTCGGCAACAAGAAACTTGTGGGGAAATGGGGGGCTAAATCATAACTCCAACTCTACAAGTTCAAATGCATACATGGGATCTGGAACTGGAAGCCTTGGAGGAAGCACCTTTGGCAACAGTGGGGCTAATTGGAGTTCTTCATCACTTCCAGTTCAAGGTGGAGGAAATAATGTTTCTAATAGCAATCTGAGTTTTGGGTATGGAAGTGGTGAAAATAGTTTTGGTTTGGGCATAGGTAGTTATGCAAGAAACAGTGGGAACAATGTGGGCGCAACAATATCACATGCTGCATCAAATGGTAGTTTTGATGGAGCATTTGCTGACCTTTATGGTGGTAGTTCAGATTATGGGGACCCCACTTGGCAGTCATCAAATTCTGAGCGAGATGGATCTGTTTCCTTTGGTTATGGTCTTGGCAATGCCACTTCTGATGTTCCAGTCAAAACTTCCCCTGGTTATGTTGGTGGTGGTTATAGTGTTAATAAGAGACAGTCAAATAGAG GAATTGCTACCTAG
- the LOC118033743 gene encoding formate dehydrogenase, mitochondrial translates to MAMKRAATSAIRAFSSSSPSSSVSSGSSTRLLHASAESKKIVGVFYKANEYASMNPNFVGSLEGALGIRDWLESQGHQYIVTDDKEGLDSELEKHIPDLHVLITTPFHPAYVTAERIKRAKNLQLLLTAGIGSDHIDLKAAAAAGLTVAEVTGSNVVSVAEDELMRILILVRNFLPGYHQVINGEWNVAAIAYRAYDLEGKTVGTVGAGRIGKLLLQRLKPFNCNLLYHDRLKMDPELEKQTGAKFEEDLDSLLSKCDVVVINTPLTEKTRGMFDKERIAKMKKGVLIVNNARGAIMDTQAVVDACSSGQIGGYSGDVWNPQPAPKDHPWRYMPNQAMTPHISGTTIDGQLRYAAGVKDMLDRYFKGEEFPPQNYIVKEGKLASQYL, encoded by the exons ATGGCCATGAAGCGTGCTGCTACCTCTGCAATTCGCGCTTTCTCGtcttcatcaccatcatcatctgTGAGTTCTGGCTCGTCAACTCGGCTTCTCCAT GCTTCGgcagaaagcaaaaaaattgtTGGGGTGTTCTACAAAGCAAATGAGTATGCTTCCATGAATCCTAATTTTGTGGGTTCCTTGGAAGGAGCTTTGGGCATTCGTGACTGGCTGGAATCACAAGGCCACCAGTACATTGTCACTGATGACAAAGAAGGACTGGATTCTG AACTTGAAAAGCATATTCCTGATCTCCATGTGCTCATTACTACCCCATTCCACCCCGCCTATGTAACGGCAGAAAGGATCAAGAGGGCAAAAAATCTGCAACTGCTTCTCACTGCTGGAATAGGCTCTGATCATATAGATTTGAAGGCAGCAGCTGCTGCTGGGTTAACTGTTGCAGAGGTCACAGGAAGCAATGTCGTCTCGGTTGCAGAAGATGAGCTCATGAGAATCCTTATTCTTGTACGAAATTTCTTACCTGGATATCATCAAGTTATCAATGGGGAGTGGAATGTGGCAGCTATCGCCTACAGAGCTTATGATCTTGAAGGAAAGACAGTGGGAACTGTTGGTGCTGGACGCATTGGAAAGCTTTTACTCCAGAGGTTGAAGCCTTTCAATTGCAACCTACTGTATCATGACAGACTTAAGATGGACCCAGAATTGGAGAAACAGACTGGGGCAAAGTTTGAGGAGGATCTTGATTCATTGCTTTCTAAATGTGACGTAGTTGTCATCAACACGCCGCTTACAGAGAAAACAAG AGGGATGTTTGACAAAGAAAGGATTGCAAAGATGAAGAAAGGAGTTCTTATTGTTAACAATGCCCGAGGAGCAATCATGGACACTCAAGCAGTTGTTGATGCTTGCTCCAGTGGACAGATTGGAG GTTACAGTGGAGATGTTTGGAATCCGCAACCAGCTCCCAAGGACCATCCATGGCGTTACATGCCGAACCAGGCAATGACCCCCCATATTTCTGGAACCACTATAGATGGACAG TTGCGATACGCCGCCGGAGTTAAGGACATGCTTGACAGATACTTCAAGGGAGAAGAATTTCCTCCACAGAACTACATTGTGAAGGAGGGCAAACTGGCCAGTCAGTACCTGTGA